One genomic region from Stackebrandtia nassauensis DSM 44728 encodes:
- a CDS encoding serine/threonine-protein kinase, which produces MMTPGMKLGGRYRLDERIATGGMGDVWRATDEVLGREVAAKVLLPSLLNEPGFIERFRGEARVVATLTHPNIVRVYDYGESPLQGGGQVAYLVMEFVSGESLTARLQREGRLSAEQALPIVAQAAEALDAAHQAGVVHRDVKPGNLLLQPNGTVMLTDFGIARSALTGGLTQAGSVLGTAAYISPEQASGNPVTGQSDVYSLGIVAYQCLAGRRPFDSDNPVELAMRHMNDEPPPLPDDVPETARAFVASALAKDPAQRFATGEAMAQAARVAVGLAPGSPVTPTSPAPAVTDTSMTVPAPAQQPMAPRGSATPPPGRGLDVDPTSLNPEVSPHTPAPAQRRNKMLLMVAGATLLVVVLVATVWAIAAGTGGEDQAGDDGKDKTSESKQSDGEEDDGKIEIKTEDYLNKPPQQVKAALEKLGFEKVTVDGIGLYTSDITPDGKQDPTTPIKVSASRTRVEGGDNGSQTPGDTGGPSQSGGGTGPSKSCKPPGLGCKP; this is translated from the coding sequence ATGATGACTCCGGGCATGAAGCTCGGCGGCCGCTACCGGCTGGACGAGCGCATCGCCACCGGTGGCATGGGCGACGTGTGGCGTGCCACCGACGAGGTGCTGGGCCGGGAGGTCGCCGCCAAGGTGCTGCTGCCCTCGCTGCTGAACGAGCCGGGCTTTATCGAGCGGTTCCGGGGCGAGGCGCGCGTTGTGGCCACCCTGACCCACCCCAACATCGTCCGGGTCTACGACTACGGCGAGTCGCCGTTGCAGGGCGGCGGCCAGGTCGCGTATCTGGTGATGGAGTTCGTCTCCGGGGAGTCGCTGACCGCGCGGTTGCAGCGCGAGGGTCGGCTGAGTGCCGAGCAGGCGCTGCCGATCGTCGCGCAGGCCGCCGAGGCGCTGGACGCCGCGCACCAGGCCGGGGTCGTGCACCGTGACGTCAAACCGGGCAACCTGTTGTTGCAGCCCAACGGAACCGTGATGCTGACCGACTTCGGCATCGCCCGTTCGGCGCTGACCGGGGGCCTGACCCAGGCGGGTTCGGTGCTGGGCACCGCCGCGTACATCTCTCCCGAGCAGGCCTCCGGAAACCCGGTGACGGGTCAGTCCGATGTGTACTCGCTCGGTATCGTCGCCTACCAGTGCCTCGCCGGGCGCCGTCCCTTCGACAGCGACAACCCGGTGGAACTGGCGATGCGGCACATGAACGACGAACCGCCGCCGCTGCCGGACGACGTCCCCGAGACCGCGCGGGCCTTCGTGGCCTCGGCGCTGGCCAAGGACCCGGCGCAGCGGTTCGCCACCGGTGAGGCGATGGCGCAGGCGGCCCGGGTGGCCGTCGGTCTGGCTCCGGGCTCGCCCGTGACGCCGACCTCGCCCGCCCCCGCCGTCACCGACACCTCGATGACGGTTCCGGCCCCGGCACAGCAGCCGATGGCGCCCCGCGGTTCGGCCACGCCGCCGCCGGGACGCGGCCTCGACGTGGACCCGACCTCGCTCAACCCGGAGGTGAGTCCGCACACCCCGGCCCCGGCGCAGCGCCGCAACAAGATGCTGCTGATGGTCGCCGGCGCCACCCTGCTGGTGGTGGTGCTGGTCGCGACCGTGTGGGCGATCGCCGCCGGAACCGGTGGCGAAGACCAGGCCGGAGACGACGGCAAGGACAAGACCTCCGAGTCGAAGCAGTCCGACGGGGAAGAGGACGACGGCAAGATCGAGATCAAGACCGAGGACTACCTCAACAAGCCGCCGCAGCAGGTCAAGGCGGCGCTGGAGAAGCTGGGCTTCGAGAAGGTCACGGTCGACGGCATCGGTCTGTACACGTCGGACATCACTCCGGACGGCAAGCAGGACCCGACGACGCCGATCAAGGTCAGCGCCAGCCGTACCCGGGTGGAGGGTGGCGACAACGGATCCCAGACCCCGGGCGACACCGGCGGCCCGAGCCAGTCCGGTGGCGGCACCGGGCCCAGCAAGTCTTGCAAGCCTCCCGGACTCGGCTGCAAGCCCTAG